A window of Enterobacter ludwigii genomic DNA:
CGCGATATCGCCAATCGGCAATGACGACGTGTTTGAGGCAAAAATGGTGTGCGGGGCGCAATGTAGCTCAACGTCTGCCACCATCTGCTGCTTAAGCGCCAGATCCTCAAACACGGCTTCAATCACCAGATCGCGATGCGCAAAACCACTGTAATCCGTCGTACCGGAGATCATCGCCAGGGTTTTATCACGCTCGCTTGCCCTGATATGGCGGCGTTTGACCTTCTGATCAAGGTTCTGCCAGCTATACTGCAGCGCGTGGTTGATCCCTTTCGCAGCGATGTCTTTGATACGTACAGGCAATTTACCTTTGCTTGCGGTAACAAAAGATATTCCGCCGCCCATTAGCCCACCACCCAGTACGCCAACGGCGCGTAGCGGAGCAGGTTTAGCCTCACTGCCCGGATCTTTTTTCACCTCAGTGCTGGCAAAGAAAATGCTGCGCAGTGCCTGCGACTGCGGCGTCATCGCCAGTTCACCGAAGGCTTTTGCCTCAGCGGCATAACCGCTACTGCTGCCCTGCGATAGCCCTGTTTCAATAACCTCAAGAATTCGCTTCGCCGCCGGGTAGTTGCCTTTGGTTTTCTGCTCAGTCTTTTTACCCACCATACTGAACAGCAAAGCACGTCCCAACGGCCCGGCCAGAACGCGTTCACGCACGGGTAGAGGACGTTTAGCCTGGCGTCCTTTCAGAGCCAGTTCGACGGCAGCCTCCAGCAAAATGGAATGAGGAACCACTTCATCAACCAGGCCGGCTTTCAGGGCCTGGCGGGCACGCAGTTGCTTACCCGTCAGGATCATTTCGAGTGCAGTGCTGACCCCCACAAGGCGTGGCAGACGCTGCGTTCCGCCGGAGCCTGGCAGAAGTCCTAACTGCACTTCCGGCAGACCCAGAATGGTTTTTGCGTCATCGGTACAGATACGGCTATGACAGGCCAGCGCCAGCTCCAGCCCTCCGCCCAGACATGCGCCGTGGATCGCGGCAATCACCGGGATCGGCAGAGCGTTGATCTCCGCCATCACCTGCTGGCCCTGACGCGCCAGCTCTTCGGCTTCCAGCGCGCTTTGCGCCCGGGCGATCATGTTAATGTCGGCTCCGGCAATAAAGTTGTCCGGCTTGGCAGAGATAAACACCAGGCCACGAATGGCTTTGTTGTCGCGGATCTGCTTTAGCATCGCGCGCACCTGAACACCAAATTCAGCCTTCAGGGTATTCATCTTTTCATCAGGCACATCAATAGTGATAACGGCCACGTTATCGAGGCGAACCGTCAGATTAAATGCAGATGGCATATCCATTATTCAGCCTCCAGAACCATTGCTGCACCAAGTCCACCCGCCGCACAGGCGGTAACAAGGCCAAACCCGCCGCCACGGCGACGTAGCTCGTGTAATGTTTGCGTGATCATCCTCGCCCCTGTGGCGGCAAACGGATGACCGTAGGCGATAGAGCCGCCCAGCACGTTGAATTTACTCTGATCGACTTCGCCTGTGGCATGGGCGCGGCCCAGCACATCTCGCGCAAAACGCTCGCTTGCCAGTAACTGCACGTTTGCCAGGGTTTGTGCGGCAAAGGCTTCGTGCATATCAATCAGGGTTAAATCAGCCAGCGTCAGCCCTGCGCGATCCAGTGCCAGCGGCGTGGACCAGGCAGGCCCTAACAGCATGTCCTGCCAGACATCAATGGCGGTAAAAGCGTAGCTGCGCAAATAGCCCAGGGGAGTGATACCCAGCTCTTTCGCGCGGGATTCGGTCATCAGGATCACCGCAGCAGCGCCGTCCGTCAGTGGCGTACTGTTAGCCGCGGTTACCGTGCCATGTTTGCGGTCAAACGCAGGGCGCAGTTTTGCATAATCTGCCAGCGTCGAGGTGCCGCGGATATTGTTATCTTCGGCGAGCGGTTCACGGTATGGCGGGATATAAGCGGTCATCACTTCATCAGCCAGTTTACCTTCAGACCAGGCTTTCGCTGCCAGCTGATGTGAACGGTGGGCCAGCGCATCCTGCTGCTCGCGGGTAATGCCATAGGTCTTCGCCATCTGCTCGGCGGTATCGCCCATGCGCAGACCCGTGGAATATTCCGCTACGGCAGGAGGCACAGGCATGAGATCGCGCAGGCGTAAACGAGAGAAGAGTTTGAGCTTTTGTCCGGTTGTGCGGGCTTTGTTGGCATCAACCAGGATGCGCGCCAGCTTTTTACTGACCCCGATCGGCAGTACCGAAGAGGAGTCCGCCCCGCCGGCGATCCCGGCACGAATGGTGCCCGCCATCAGGCTTTCAGCCACGTTCGCTACAGCCTGGAAGCTGGTCGCGCACGCGCGGCTGACGCTGTAGGCATCAGTATGGACATTCATTCCGGTACCGAGGACGATTTCCCGCGCAATATTCGGTGCTTCAGGCATCTGCACGACCTGACCGAAAACCAGCTGTTCGATGACCTCTGGCGGAATTTCGCTGCGAGCCAGCATCTCCCCCACCACCATTTTCCCGAGGTCAACGGCCGGTATGCCATGAAACGCCGTTGCCTGACGCGCAAATGGCGTACGCAATCCACTGACGATGGCAATGCGATCGCCCTGACGGGTAATAAGCGGTAATGCCTGACTCATAACACTCCCCTGTAAAATATTTTGCGCAAACATAAGTGGTCTGACCTGATAATAGTCTTAACCATTTTTTTACATTCAGCCAATCAGGGAAACGAAAAAGTGCGAGCTAAAACACAGAGAAGAAAAAGAAAATGCCCCTGCATGGCAGAGGCATTTACGAGGTATGTCAGCGGGCAAAAAGAATTAACGCAGACCCAACTGGAAAATCAGCGTTTCTGCTTCGCAGGCGAACACAAAGTCGATATCCAGCTTCACGCCACCTTCCACTTCGGTAAAGGTCGACTTGATTTCACACGGATCGGATTCCACATCACGCGCACGCTTGCTCAGCGCGGTCAGGGTCTCTTCCGCTTCGGCACGGTTAGTGAATACACGGCTGTAAGAGGCGGTGCAATCGGAGTTGTCCATGATGGTGCCAACATCCATACAGCAGCAAACCGGGGTTTCATCAGCACTGCATTTACTCATAGCTCAATTTCCTCTGTATTCGCGCAATGCGCGAGATAAACACGATGCTGATATTTTACGCCCCGACGCTGGCTCTCTCCAGCCGTTAATGGCGCAAAATCGGATAAGTGACCAATATCACACTAAAAAATGATCTAAAACAAAAACCCCCCTTTTGGGTGAGTCGCGATGGTCACATTTTTGCCAAGCAGATCTCGTTTCAAGAAACATGTTTGAAAATATTAATAAACAAACTTGCAACATTCCTGCTGGTCAGACCTATACTCACGCCACTGGTCTGATTTGTCTGTCATACCTCAGACCCTACACTTCGCGCTCCTGTTACGGTATGTAACAATTATTGAATAAAAATAACTCAATGAGGTTATGGTCATGAGCCAGAAAACCCTGTTCAACAAGACTGCGCTGGCAGTCGCAGTGGCACTCGTCTCCACTTCCGCATGGTCAGCGGGCTTTCAGTTAAACGAATTTTCTTCCTCTGGCCTTGGCCGCGCATATTCCGGGGAAGGCGCCATCGCTGATGATGCGGGTAACGCAAGTCGTAACCCGGCACTGATTATGATGTTTGACCGCCCAACGTTCTCTGCTGGTGCTGTCTATATTGACCCGGATGTTAATATTTCTGGTAAATCGCCGTCCGGTAAGAGCCTGAATGCGGACAACATCGCCCCAAGCGCCTGGGTTCCAAACGTACATTTTGTTGCACCTATTAACGACCAGTTTGGTTGGGGGGCATCAGTGACCTCTAACTTTGGTCTGGCGACTGAATATGGCGATAACTATGCAGCGGGCACAATGGGCGGTAAAACTGACCTGAAAACCGTAAACCTGAACCTGAGCGGCGCTTATCGCCTGAACGACAACTGGAGCTTTGGTCTTGGTTTTGATGCGGTTTACGCCGATGCTAAAATCGAGCGCTATGCAGGTGACGCCGGTATGCTGGCTGCCGGTCAGATTCTCTCTCAGGTACCAAACCTGCCTGCGGCAGCACGCCCGGCCGCCATCGCCAAAGCCAAACAACTGGCCGCCATCCCTGCCGACACCCAAATTGCACGCCTGAAAGGCAGCGAGTGGGGTTATGGCTGGAACGCGGGTATTCTGTATGAGCTGGATAAAAACAACCGTTGGGGTTTGACCTACCGTTCTGAAGTTAAAATCGACTTCGACGGAGATTACAACAGCAACATGAACACCGCCGTCCCAGGTTTCCCGTATCCAACTGGTGGCAGAACTATTCCGGGCTCTCTGACGCTTAACCTGCCAGAAATGTGGGAAGTTTCAGGTTACAACAAGGTTGCGCCACAATGGGCAATTCACTACAGCATGGCTTATACCAGCTGGAGTCAGTTCCAGGAGCTGAAAGCGACCGGCTCTAATGGCCAGACGCTTTTCTATAAGGATGAGAGCTTCAAAGACTCTTATCGTATCGCGCTGGGTACCACCTACTACTACGATACTAACTGGACCTTCCGTACCGGTATTGCCTTTGATGATAGCCCGGTTCCGGCTCAGACACGTTCCATTTCTATCCCGGATCAGGACCGCTTCTGGCTGAGCGCAGGTGCGACTTATGCGTTCAATAAAGATGCTTCTGTTGACGTAGGTGCCTCTTACATGCACGGTCAGTCCGTGACCATCAAAGAAGGTCCGTACGAGTTCCGTTCTGAAGGTAAAGCCTGGCTGTTCGGTACTAACTTCAACTACGCGTTCTAATCGCGCGGGATCAAAAAAGGTGAGCATCGCTCACCTTTTTTATTTACTGCGAATCAATGTCTTTTAATTCGTTTTCGATGGCCTTCGCGTTTGGATTCTCTTCCGGCTTCAGCTTACCGCCGTTGGCAATAAAGTCATGATTCTGGAAGTACGCTTCGCGAACCATAATATACGGGTCAGAAGACTGACGCAGCAGACCATCAGAGTCGAGCAGTTGCGCACGTGTTTCAATCCCTTCCACCGTCCATTTACCAATCGACAGCGGCCAGGTTAGCCACGACAGAACCGGATACAGCGTATCCACCATATCGCCACCATCATCACGGACGGTGAAACTGCCATAGAACGGCAGATGGACATACGGGCCGTAACCTACGCCATAATGCCCCAGAGTACTACCGAACCGGTGCGGCTGTTCACGCTGCAGTTTCGGGTTGGCCATACCTGCAACATCAATGAAGCCCCCCATCCCCAACAGAGAGTTCAGGAAGAAGCGAGTAAAATGCACCATCCCCTGATACGGGTCACCCTGCAGGAAGTAGTTCACCATTACCGCAGGCTCTTCGAGGTTGCTGGTAAAATTGCTTAACCCATTACGCGCGGGTTGCGGAACATAATCGCGCCATGCCACTGCCACCGGGCGAACCACATACGGGTCCAGCACGTTGTAGTTGAAGCTATACATTGAGCGGTTAAATCCTTCGAGAGGATCGGAGCGTCCCGTTTGCTCCCCAGAGCTGGCGCAGCCCACAAGCATCGTCGCACCCAGCGCAAGCGCCGACAGCCGAAGTTTCATAAATATCTCCCTGTTCAGTTTGGCTATCGTTGATTGCCATCCGTAACGGAGCCTTTAATGCTCCGCCTGTAAACATGCAAGCGATTGTAACAGCACGTTTACCGATGTCCATGAGCACAATTACGGGCAGTAACCAGCGTGACTCTGATCTCAGCATAGCCTGGCTTTTGGAATTCGTTTCGCTGGCAATTTTATAATGTGTTTGAAAGAGATGTCTCACCTTTGTTGCTATTGCCACCAATTTAAGAGCTTCCCCACAGGCAGCCCAATAAAAACCGCTACGCTTAGAAGAAAATCAACCTGCGGGAGTAATTATGAAAGAAGTAGGCGAAGAAAAAGTGGGAAAAAGTAATGAGAAGATTGAAATTGAGAGCGAAGAGAAAGCCCGCGGCAAGAAGATAGAAGTTGACGAAGATCGCCTCCCCTCCCGCGCGATGGCGATCCACGAGCATATTCGCCAGGATGGCGAAAAAGAGATGGAACGTGATGCCATGGCCCTATTCTGGTCAGCTATCGCTGCCGGGCTTTCAATGGGGGCTTCTCTGCTTGCTAAAGGCATCTTTCATGTGCAACTGGAAGGTGTGCCCGGCGGGTTTTTACTCGAGAATCTCGGCTATACCTTCGGCTTCATTATCGTCATCATGGCGCGGCAGCAGCTGTTTACGGAAAACACCGTTACCGCCGTTCTGCCAGTAATGCAAAACCCTACCCTCGGTAATTTCGGTTTACTGATGCGTCTGTGGAGCGTGGTCCTGCTGGGCAATATCATCGGTACAGGCGTCGCGGCCTGGGCATTTGAATATATGCCGATATTTGATGAACCCACCCGCGATGCGTTTGTGAAAATTGGCATGGATGTGATGAAAAATACGCCAGCTGAAATGTTCTCCAATGCCATCATCTCCGGCTGGATTATCGCCACGATGGTCTGGATGTTTCCTTCAGCCGGCAGCGCTAAAATTGTGGTAATCATCTTGATGACCTGGCTGATTGCGCTGGCTGACACGACGCATATCGTGGTGGGTAGCGTTGAAATACTCTATCTGGTCTTTAATGGCACACTTCACTGGAGCGATTTTTTCTGGCCATTCGCCCTGCCGACGCTTGCGGGCAACATCTGCGGCGGGACATTCATCTTCGCGCTGTTGAGCCATGCGCAAATCCGTAACGACATGTCGAACAAACGCAAAGCAGAGCTTAAGGCACGGGAAAATGATGATAAATCGACAAAAAAATCGGCATGAATGGTGACTCTTTGAGCAGTCAGGCGGCAATGCGCTTAACGCAAAGTGTAAATAACGTTATACTCGTGCCGCCTCGTCCCCTTAGTTAAATGGATATAACGAGCCCCTCCTAAGGGCTAGTTGCAGGTTCGATTCCTGCAGGGGACACCAGATATAACTCTCCTGATGTCTACCGAATTCAATAAAAACCTTTTATAATCAGCCATAACCCCTCTTCTCAGGCTATGCGACGTCAACTGAAGTCTACCCATATCTACGTGAATCAATAAACGTTTGGGGGCCTAAGTGGGGGCTTATCCTGTTCAACGGAAAATGAGGCCCCCAAATGCCACTGAATGCTCGTCAGGTCGAGACTGCAAAGCCCAGAGATAAAGCCTATAAACTCGCTGATGGCGGAGGGCTCTATCTCATGGTCAATACTAACGGTTCAAAGTACTGGCGAATGAAGTATCGATTTGCCGGTAAAGAGAAAAAACTCTCGTTCGGAACCTATCCTGACATCTCACTTGCGGAAGCCCGCACTAAGCGCGATGAAGCGAGAAAAACATTGGCAAATGATAAAGATCCCGGTGAAGTTAAAAAAGCCGAACTACTTGCCCAAAAACTATCGGTTACGAATACTTTTGAAGCGATAGCGGTTGAGTGGTACAACGCAAAAGTTTCTGGCTGGTCAAAAAACTACGCTGACTATGTTAACCGGGCCTTCAAAAACAATGTATTTCCCTTTGTTGGATCGCAGCCGGTTAATGAGATAAAGCCACTGGAGCTTCTGTCTGTATTGCAGCGTATGGAAAAGCGAGGTGCGCCGGAGCTTGCCAGTAAAGTGCGCCAACGTTGTAGCGAAGTGTTCCGTTACGCTATTGTTACTGGCCGAGCCGAGTACAACCCTGCGGCTGATCTTGGTAGTGCTTTACAGGGGTACGAGAAACAACATTATCCCTTTCTTACTGCTGCTGAGCTACCCGAGTTTTTACAAAAGCTTTCACAATACACCGGCAGTCTAGTAACGCTTCTGGCGACCCGACTACTCATGCTTACGGGCTTACGAACCGTCGAATTACGTATGGCAGAATGGAGTGAAATCGACTTCGAAAACCATATCTGGGAAATACCGAAAAGTAGAATGAAGATGAGGCGACCCCACATAGTGCCCCTTTCTGCTCAATCCTTAGCAGCACTTCGGCAACTAAAGCAATTGACCGGTACTTACCAGTTTATCTTTGCAGGTCGAAACGATGTTAATAAACCAATGAGCGAAGCCAGCATCAATATGGTTATTAAAAGGATTGGTTACGATAAGAGAGCAACCGGACATGGTTTTCGTCACACCATGAGCACAATCTTGCATGAGGAAGGATTCAACACTGCTTGGATTGAGACCCAGCTCGCGCATGTGGACAAGAACGCGATTCGCGGGACCTATAACCATGCGCAGTATCTTGAAGGGAGGAAAGAGATGATGCAGTGGTATGGGGACTATTTGGATGGATTGCGATTGGATGGAAACGTTGCCAGAGTTAGTTAATGAAGAGCCGATTCGAGTTCGGCCTTCGCACCAACAGTATGTAAATAGACCTCAACTGAGGTCTTTTTTTATGCCTAAAATGAATCGCCACGGGTTTAACAGACACCTCAGAGTCATTTAAGATGGCTTAAAGAGAGGTGCCCATGAGCGGTAAGCGTTATCCCGAAGAGTTTAAAACTGAAGCAGTCAAACAGGTTGTTGATCGCGGTTATTCTGTTTCCAGAGTTGCAACACGTCTCGATATCACCACCCACAGCCTTTATGCATGGATAAAGAAGTACGGTCCGGATTCTTCCACTAATAAAGAACAGTCAGATGCTCAGGCCGAGATCCACCGTCTCCAGAAAGAGCTGAAACGGGTTACCGGTAATGCTGTCAACCTGTTGATGACTATTTTAATCTGTAGTCATTCAATCCTTGTAACATCAGGATGATCCTGGTGTCAGTGAAAATACGAAATCAACACGTTGGTATCATTACCCGGATTGTAGATTCATATTAACTCTCCTGATTTTTGATTATTTTTAAAGCGCAGCGTTTATATATGTTCCCCAGGCTTAGTTCAGGACGCTGGATATTCGGTGAGGCGTAAATATGGTGTGACACCATATTTCATCACGCTGAAGTTTCTATACCTGTTGAATTTGAATTTTCATTGCCCGGGTATCTTATGTTCCAGATCCCGTTCCTTCATAAATCGCAAAAGTAACATATATCCGAGGGGCATGCTGTTGATATAAGGCACGGAATACTGGCTTAACCAGCAACCATAGATAAACCCGGATCCTGCAAAAAGGTTCACGCCAGAATTAACATTACTCTGCTTTCTGAAAACGCCCGGCCCCCTTTCTCAGATTCAACAGCTGATAGCGGATCGTTACCCAAAAAAAACCCCGGCATTGCCGGGGTCAGACTCAGCGTCTTTTAGACATTGACGCCGTGCTGGGAAGCAAGCGCTGACAGGCCACCGGCAAAACCCTGGCCGACAGCTTTAAACTTCCACTCAGCGCCATGGCGATACAGTTCACCGAAGACCATTGCGGTTTCAGTTGAGGCGTCTTCAGACAGATCGAAACGGGCAATTTCCGTGCCGTTGTCGTTGTTGTAAACGCGCATGAAGCTGTTGCTCACCATGCCGAAGTTTTGTTTACGAGCTTCTGCATCATAGATGGTAACGGCAAACACCAGTTTTTTGATGTCTGCTGAGACTTTGGTCAGATCAATTTTGACCTGCTCATCGTCGCCGTCGCCTTCACCAGTACGGTTGTCGCCCTGGTGCTCTACTGCGCCATCAGGGCTGGTTTTATTATTGAAGAAAATGAAATGGGCATCTGACAGCACTTTACCGTCTTCACCTACTGCGAATACGGAAGCGTCAAGGTCAAAACCCTGACCATCGGTTACACGGGCATCCCAGCCCAGACCAACCATAGCGACATTCATGGTTGGTGCTTCTTTGGTCAGAGATACGTTGCCGCCTTTTACGAGAGAAACTGCCATTTTTAGCTCCTGCAAACAGTTGAATGAGGCTGAATTAACAGCCCCGGATATGAAAAGTTACTTTTCGATCAGGACGCGTTAATGCCGTACTGAGCACATACAGATGCCAGACCACCAGCATAACCCTGGCCTACTGCGCGGAATTTCCACTCACCATTGTGGCGATACAGCTCGCCAAACAGCATGGCGGTTTCAGTGGACGCATCTTCGGTCAGATCGTAGCGAGCGACTTCAGTCTGGTTATCGTCATTAACCAGACGAATAAACGCACCGGATACCTGACCAAAGCTCTGGCGACGAGCCTGAGCATCGTGGATGGTCACAACGAAGATGATCTTGTCAACTTCAGACGGGACGGCGTCCAGTTTAATTTTCAGCGATTCATCATCACCATCGCCCTCACCGGTGCGGTTATCGCCGGTGTGTGTTACGGAACCGTCGGATGACGTCAGGTTGTTATAGAAGATGAAATCTGAATCGCCGCGCACTTTGCCGTTTGAGGCCAGCAGGAATGCTGAAGCATCCAGGTCAAAGTCCTGACCGTCTGTTGAACGCGCATCCCAGCCAAGGCCCACTAGGACGTTTTTCATTGACGGAGCTGCTTTACTTAGGGAGACGTTCCCGCCTTTGGAAAGAGAAACACTCATAAAATAACCTCTTCGATTAGTAATTGTTCAGGTTAACACTTAAGGGGATTAACTCCCCTTTTCCTCAGATTCAGGTTTGCCCGGGAACATGACGCTTGCGAGAATGCCCAGCGCCAGTACACCCAGTACAACATACAGGCTGGTTGTTGCCGCGATGCTGTAACCATGATGCCAGATGTGATCGGTCGCATTCAGGCCGAGTTTTGCCGCGATGAAGAACAGCAGCACGATAACGGCCTTCTCCAGATGAACCAGGTACTGTTTCAGTGCCTCAAGG
This region includes:
- the fadJ gene encoding fatty acid oxidation complex subunit alpha FadJ, encoding MDMPSAFNLTVRLDNVAVITIDVPDEKMNTLKAEFGVQVRAMLKQIRDNKAIRGLVFISAKPDNFIAGADINMIARAQSALEAEELARQGQQVMAEINALPIPVIAAIHGACLGGGLELALACHSRICTDDAKTILGLPEVQLGLLPGSGGTQRLPRLVGVSTALEMILTGKQLRARQALKAGLVDEVVPHSILLEAAVELALKGRQAKRPLPVRERVLAGPLGRALLFSMVGKKTEQKTKGNYPAAKRILEVIETGLSQGSSSGYAAEAKAFGELAMTPQSQALRSIFFASTEVKKDPGSEAKPAPLRAVGVLGGGLMGGGISFVTASKGKLPVRIKDIAAKGINHALQYSWQNLDQKVKRRHIRASERDKTLAMISGTTDYSGFAHRDLVIEAVFEDLALKQQMVADVELHCAPHTIFASNTSSLPIGDIAAKAVRPEQVIGLHFFSPVEKMPLVEVIPHATTSPQTIATVVKLAKMQGKTPIVVADKAGFYVNRILAPYINEAMRLLTEGEKIEHVDEALVKFGFPVGPIQLLDEVGIDTGTKIIPVLEAAYGDRFTPPANIVSAILKDDRKGRKNERGFYLYGAKGRKSKKQVDPSVYGLISTAGQGKLSAVQCAERCVMMMLNEAARCFGEQVIRSARDGDIGAVFGIGFPPFLGGPFRYMDTLGAGEVVAIMQRLASQYGPRFTPCDELLQMAEQGQTFWPVRETVLVS
- the fadI gene encoding acetyl-CoA C-acyltransferase FadI, yielding MSQALPLITRQGDRIAIVSGLRTPFARQATAFHGIPAVDLGKMVVGEMLARSEIPPEVIEQLVFGQVVQMPEAPNIAREIVLGTGMNVHTDAYSVSRACATSFQAVANVAESLMAGTIRAGIAGGADSSSVLPIGVSKKLARILVDANKARTTGQKLKLFSRLRLRDLMPVPPAVAEYSTGLRMGDTAEQMAKTYGITREQQDALAHRSHQLAAKAWSEGKLADEVMTAYIPPYREPLAEDNNIRGTSTLADYAKLRPAFDRKHGTVTAANSTPLTDGAAAVILMTESRAKELGITPLGYLRSYAFTAIDVWQDMLLGPAWSTPLALDRAGLTLADLTLIDMHEAFAAQTLANVQLLASERFARDVLGRAHATGEVDQSKFNVLGGSIAYGHPFAATGARMITQTLHELRRRGGGFGLVTACAAGGLGAAMVLEAE
- a CDS encoding YfcZ/YiiS family protein, encoding MSKCSADETPVCCCMDVGTIMDNSDCTASYSRVFTNRAEAEETLTALSKRARDVESDPCEIKSTFTEVEGGVKLDIDFVFACEAETLIFQLGLR
- the fadL gene encoding long-chain fatty acid transporter FadL, yielding MSQKTLFNKTALAVAVALVSTSAWSAGFQLNEFSSSGLGRAYSGEGAIADDAGNASRNPALIMMFDRPTFSAGAVYIDPDVNISGKSPSGKSLNADNIAPSAWVPNVHFVAPINDQFGWGASVTSNFGLATEYGDNYAAGTMGGKTDLKTVNLNLSGAYRLNDNWSFGLGFDAVYADAKIERYAGDAGMLAAGQILSQVPNLPAAARPAAIAKAKQLAAIPADTQIARLKGSEWGYGWNAGILYELDKNNRWGLTYRSEVKIDFDGDYNSNMNTAVPGFPYPTGGRTIPGSLTLNLPEMWEVSGYNKVAPQWAIHYSMAYTSWSQFQELKATGSNGQTLFYKDESFKDSYRIALGTTYYYDTNWTFRTGIAFDDSPVPAQTRSISIPDQDRFWLSAGATYAFNKDASVDVGASYMHGQSVTIKEGPYEFRSEGKAWLFGTNFNYAF
- the mlaA gene encoding phospholipid-binding lipoprotein MlaA yields the protein MKLRLSALALGATMLVGCASSGEQTGRSDPLEGFNRSMYSFNYNVLDPYVVRPVAVAWRDYVPQPARNGLSNFTSNLEEPAVMVNYFLQGDPYQGMVHFTRFFLNSLLGMGGFIDVAGMANPKLQREQPHRFGSTLGHYGVGYGPYVHLPFYGSFTVRDDGGDMVDTLYPVLSWLTWPLSIGKWTVEGIETRAQLLDSDGLLRQSSDPYIMVREAYFQNHDFIANGGKLKPEENPNAKAIENELKDIDSQ
- a CDS encoding formate/nitrite transporter family protein gives rise to the protein MKEVGEEKVGKSNEKIEIESEEKARGKKIEVDEDRLPSRAMAIHEHIRQDGEKEMERDAMALFWSAIAAGLSMGASLLAKGIFHVQLEGVPGGFLLENLGYTFGFIIVIMARQQLFTENTVTAVLPVMQNPTLGNFGLLMRLWSVVLLGNIIGTGVAAWAFEYMPIFDEPTRDAFVKIGMDVMKNTPAEMFSNAIISGWIIATMVWMFPSAGSAKIVVIILMTWLIALADTTHIVVGSVEILYLVFNGTLHWSDFFWPFALPTLAGNICGGTFIFALLSHAQIRNDMSNKRKAELKARENDDKSTKKSA
- a CDS encoding tyrosine-type recombinase/integrase translates to MPLNARQVETAKPRDKAYKLADGGGLYLMVNTNGSKYWRMKYRFAGKEKKLSFGTYPDISLAEARTKRDEARKTLANDKDPGEVKKAELLAQKLSVTNTFEAIAVEWYNAKVSGWSKNYADYVNRAFKNNVFPFVGSQPVNEIKPLELLSVLQRMEKRGAPELASKVRQRCSEVFRYAIVTGRAEYNPAADLGSALQGYEKQHYPFLTAAELPEFLQKLSQYTGSLVTLLATRLLMLTGLRTVELRMAEWSEIDFENHIWEIPKSRMKMRRPHIVPLSAQSLAALRQLKQLTGTYQFIFAGRNDVNKPMSEASINMVIKRIGYDKRATGHGFRHTMSTILHEEGFNTAWIETQLAHVDKNAIRGTYNHAQYLEGRKEMMQWYGDYLDGLRLDGNVARVS
- a CDS encoding TerD family protein — protein: MAVSLVKGGNVSLTKEAPTMNVAMVGLGWDARVTDGQGFDLDASVFAVGEDGKVLSDAHFIFFNNKTSPDGAVEHQGDNRTGEGDGDDEQVKIDLTKVSADIKKLVFAVTIYDAEARKQNFGMVSNSFMRVYNNDNGTEIARFDLSEDASTETAMVFGELYRHGAEWKFKAVGQGFAGGLSALASQHGVNV
- the terD gene encoding tellurium resistance membrane protein TerD, with translation MSVSLSKGGNVSLSKAAPSMKNVLVGLGWDARSTDGQDFDLDASAFLLASNGKVRGDSDFIFYNNLTSSDGSVTHTGDNRTGEGDGDDESLKIKLDAVPSEVDKIIFVVTIHDAQARRQSFGQVSGAFIRLVNDDNQTEVARYDLTEDASTETAMLFGELYRHNGEWKFRAVGQGYAGGLASVCAQYGINAS